A single window of Papio anubis isolate 15944 chromosome 8, Panubis1.0, whole genome shotgun sequence DNA harbors:
- the DERL1 gene encoding derlin-1, translating to MSDIGDWFRSIPAITRYWFAATVAVPLVGKLGLISPAYLFLWPEAFLYRFQIWRPITATFYFPVGPGTGFLYLVNLYFLYQYSTRLETGAFDGRPADYLFMLLFNWICIVITGLTMDMQLLMIPLIMSVLYVWAQLNRDMIVSFWFGTRFKACYLPWVILGFNYIIGGSVINELIGNLVGHLYFFLMFRYPMDLGGRNFLSTPQFLYRWLPSRRGGVSGFGVPPASMRRAADQNGGGGRHNWGQGFRLGDQ from the exons ATGTCGGACATCGGAGACTGGTTCAGGAGCATCCCGGCGATCACGCGCTATTGGTTCGCCGCCACCGTCGCGGTGCCCTTGGTCGGCAAACTCGGCCTCATCAGCCCGGCATACCTCTTCCTCTGGCCGGAAGCTTTCCTTTATCGGTTTCAG ATTTGGAGGCCAATCACTGCCACCTTTTATTTCCCTGTGGGTCCAGGAACTGGATTTCTTTATTTGgtcaatttgtatttcttatatcAGTATTCTACACGACTTGAAACAG GAGCTTTTGATGGGAGGCCAGCAGACTATTTATTCATGCTCCTCTTTAACTGGATTTGCATCGTG ATTACTGGCTTAACAATGGATATGCAG TTGCTGATGATTCCTCTGATCATGTCAGTACTTTATGTCTGGGCCCAGCTGAACAGAGACATGATTGTATCATTTTGGTTTGGAACACGATTTAAG GCCTGCTATTTACCCTGGGTTATCCTTGGATTCAACTATATCATCGGAGGCTC GGTAATCAATGAGCTTATTGGAAATCTGGTTggacatctttattttttcctaatgttcAGATACCCAATGGACTTGGGAGGAAGAAATTTTCTATCCACACCTCAGTTTTT GTACCGCTGGCTGCCCAGTAGGAGAGGAGGAGTATCAGGATTTGGTGTGCCCCCTGCTAGCATGAGGCGAGCTGCTGATCAGAATGGCGGAGGCGGGAGACACAACTGGGGCCAGGGCTTTCGACTTGGAGACCAGTGA